ttaatcAGCATCCGGCATGGTTTGTGATGCACTGTCTTTGACTACGTCCCCCCCCCCCACGTTGGCGGATGCCTAATTACCAGAATTACGAAACCACACCAACTCACTGTATATCAAGAACGACACAACAATACACTTCAGAAATGGACGAATCTGAATAGTGCCCTAATTGCATAATCATGCATTGTCGCGATTGTACAAAGCACGGAAAGAGTCCGTTTTTTCCTCTTCAGACACGTTGGCTTACTGTACACAAGTACTTCCTATAAACGCCGGGCGATGAATTGCACTGGCTAAAAGAAAAAGCAACCCATTCACACCCCTCTCCTGTTATCTCTCCGGCAGAGGATCTTCTTGAAGGATCTTCGGAAGTCGTTATTGAAGATGGTGTATATAATGGGATTGAGGGAGCTGTTGCAGTAGCCGAACCAGAAGAAGAACTTGAAGAGAGTTTCCGGCACACAGCTTTTGCAGAATGCGGTCAGCGTGTAAGTGAAGAAGAACGGGAACCAGCAGACGACGAACACGCCTATGACCACCGCCAGCACGAACGTGAAGCGCTTCTCCCGGTTTTGACGACCCTTCCACCTGCTGGTCTTGGTGGTCTGAAGGACCTCGTGCTTGTCGCCGTCCCCCGGTTTGATTTGGCTCAGCTTGGTCTTTCCTTTGGAGCTCTTCTTCTTGAGGGAGCAGGGGTTGGAGACCTTGTGGTCCGAGGAGGACGATTCCTCCATGTCCACGCCGTTTATCTCACCCTTGATGTCCGGTTTAGGGTTGGGATTCCCGTTGAGCTTCTCATGGGGGTCGTTCTCCTTCTTGCCGGCGTCCTTTTTCCTCCGGTCCCCAGGGGGCGCTCTGGTCCTCTTCTTGGCGATCTGGTAGATTCGGATGTAAACGAGGACCATAATGATGCAGGGCAAGAAAAACGAGCCGATGGAAGAGGAGACAATGTACCATTTTTCTTCGTTGATTTTGCAGGTGTTCCCCTCTTCCTTCTTCATGGTGATCAGAGGCGGGAAGGAGATCACGGCGGCGATGATCCAGACTATAAAAATAATGCGCTTGATTCGTTGCGGCGTGCGCTTGAGATTATACTCGATGGCTTGCGTGATCGACCAGTACCTGTCCAGACTGATGGCGCACAGGTGAGTGATCGAGGCCGTGCAGAAAAGAACGTCCAAAGCCAGGTAGATTTCGCACCAAACCTGTCCGAAGACCCAGCATCCCATCAGCTCATTCGCCAACGAGAACGGCATCACCAGAGTGGCCACCAGTATATCAGCGGAGGCCAGCGACACCAGGAACAGGTTCTGAGGAGCCCGGAGAGCCCGGCTCGTGAACACGGCGATGATCACCAGCACATTGCCAAAGAcaatgaggaggatgaggagccCCACCAGGACGCTCATAGGAAGGGCCACCAGCAGGGTGTATGGCGTATCTGTCCCATTGGTCGAATTGTCACACCTCATTGCTGAGAATACCAAGCTCTTCCTCTCACAactgaaattatgtttttggtTGATGACACGTCATTTTTTCCATATTATTGAAGACCAAAGTGacttttttggtcattttgtcatctaaaaaaaagaggaaaaacaatttaaatttcaataataatcatatatatttatagaaacaaaggtaagtaataatattaagaaatataatcGATTTATTTCTCACACTTTGTTCAAAAATACCACAACTCGCAGCAAAAAGTACGACAGGAATGGACCTTACCTTAGAGAAAAAAAGCCTGATACGAAGCACCAACTTATGAATCCAAGAAATCTTTCCTCAGAGTGTAACTAAGTCGCCCAGCATGAGAAAAACGGCGTGATTAATTTCTCGCATCTCGTCGGTGGAGCATGTGAAGACGGCGCTTCATCACCAGCGCTCAAATCAGCTGTGCGCGCACGGAGCTAATCGAGGCGCGAGCACGTGTGCCTGCTGTGCGCGCGCTGCGTGTGTGCGCGGGAGAGACCGGCGCCTGGCAGAGTGTGAGTGCGCGCGCGTTCTAAACGACCTCCCTCGCAAGCCCCGCCCTCTTTCCTCCAAATCCACGTTGTTTAGCAGCCACCAAGAGAGGCGCGGCGGGAAAAGCGTGTCCAGAAAccactgaaaacacattttaaacgcGCCTGACTggtttaaatcaattaaattacttGTCGTAGTGTTTGCCTGAACAAGAGATAGTAAACTATTTATCATTGATAAATTATCATGGATTTATtggtctaaaaataaatacacgcttgtttttatacagttacaatttaataatatatggCTGAAAACCAACCTTTTTACAATTCCCTCACATTTCCATGTCCGTGGGATCCCTAATAATATCTGAACACTTTACTGGAAATAGTTTTTAAAGGATGAGGAGAAGTGATGAATGAGAAAGATGTAAACAATGCAGCTGGAGCGAGGAAACAGCGACACCTTCCGGAAACACAAGCACGCTGTATTCACACTGTATGTATTTACACGGGAAACTCTGGCCGCTGAGATGCACTTTACTGCAGATTTAAGCTTTAATCCCGAGCAGAAGTACCTGGCTGTAGCTTTATGGCAGTTTCGAAGACCTTGATGAGCTTGCAGAAGTGGAAAGAGTACAAAAGTaccattacatttatttacttaagtacaagtaccagtctaaaaattaatttacattttaataacttttagattttaataaatgGGAGGAAGGCAAAAATGGGATAGACCAGAGATGATAGATGGGAATTATGTAGTGAACAAATGTGAGCAGTGTAAAACAAATTCTCCATCTCATCATGGGATGCTTTTTAAGCAGTATAGGAGTTCTCACATATGCTGGTcatttttgggatgttttaatTCAATATCATTTTAAACTCATCAGttaagaatatttacatttagttttaaagtgcccctattatgggtaatgaaaggttcatatttggGTTTGGGAGTCCctaacaacaggttgacatgcatgtaaggtcaaaaaacactttccatttttttaaatatgtagggccgggactttaacgcgttaattgagattaattaattacacaaaaaataacgcgttaattaagattaattagttacagaaaaacatttcccgcattttttataacttatttttgcaccgcggttAAAATTAgttacaattttattatttttctcactggttgagtttcggcggaccgattatagctactgaagcaccaactagcgttcgcatatcaccgcagcacatgatcgaacctcaagtatcacctcaacgcaaaacatatagcagctagcgtggactttacactttatgttgaactatgtattattttgttggtgcaacagtttatgttgaactctttattgttttggccaaggttattgagagttggacttagtatgttatggcctctgaagcaacagagagatgttttctaatagtcagtgtttccaatgttctgaatgtaattgacagtattgtgttttacttgaaaaacactttacagaaggttccagcacctataagcttcctgaatttctgaaatgtactatttctaaattgtttctaaatatgctattgctacacttcatggcaaaaattgcactggtctgctagacttggttgaacaaaaataaacaatattttgttgcttaagcttatgtattcagtctttattcaatggtatactataaatccatgtgaaaaaaaaaatacttctcactgttctcaggtcaaatatgtatatgcgattaaaatgcaattaatttcgattaattaattaaaaagcctctaattaattagattaatttttttaatcgagtcccggccctaaaaaTATGTAGTTATTCTTTTCTTTacttgctcaacgactcccaaatGATTCGTTTCACTATTATATTTTCTCAAACCCCTTCTTTGCATGATGctaatctgcggtgattggttcgatttgtctcattttcattgcatctgatgcctgataaagcagtgtttgtgagtgcagtgctgctttgtttacaatgTTACCAAGGAAACATCTATTTTTACGCTCCAAAAGCGCCCCCTAGTGTCAAATAATGACTTTGCAGTTTCATTCAGACCAAGTGggcgggcaatatgctaatgtttcatgttgacgtcaacattaGGCTTGGGAATCGTTTTAAAAACGactcgtttcaatgattcagcctcgactctttcttttgagagacaataactccATACACGGTGccctttcagatttaaaactgcagatgttttcattcactaaGAGCTGTGCgtcacacactgcatgaaaggtcattataatattatatatatatgagagaggaGCACATTTGACATTCATAAGGCAgtcaaattaacatttatttgaagaatGCTCATCAAAGCAAAGACTTGATCTGATGGAAGAGTGTCCTGTTACTCGCTCGCGCGGAGtcagaaacaaagaaacctagAGTCACCTTTAAGGCTGTTTTTCTAGAGAAAAGTACGTTAGACATGTCCGCACAACACTTGATACCCTATGAACTGtcagagagaaaggaaaaaaaaacattttgcagttAAGAAAGAGCAACATTTTTAtcgtgtgtatttttttttacatccctgTCCAACCAACCAGAcaattatggaaaaaaaaaatgaaagaaaataaacattctgGTTTCCTACACATATcaaggcaagaaaaaaaaatgcagaaaaacataATATTcctatgtttaaaataaaaaaataaaaaacaaaaccatgGAAAATGACCTTCATTATACAATTTATATGACCTAAATGCAcagacaatatatataaaaaactccAATCATAAGGATTCACCAGAAAAATACAAGATCAAAATTAAAATCGCCACCTCGGCTGATTATAACCGCGCTGTCAGTATTCACCATTAAAAGTAcaattattatgtatgtattgtcTTTTTTGACTACATTCCTGATTTGTGATGCACTCTCATCCGATCATACTGTTAACCTACGTTAAATCCAGCCCACCTCCCCTGCAATAAATGGCATATGAATGCTGAGGCGGGgacaaaattaaacttaaatgggACACGTCACAAGGCCACGTCCCTAATGCACGTCTCACTTGAAGTACTCAAAGGCATTTATTGTCACATAACAATTCCATTTTGTTAACATCTAACTattccctcacacacactcatacgcacTCAcacaaaagaaagcttttataCAAAACCAGGAATGCAATGCTTCTGGTGTATAGTTAAGCATGAACAGAGAAAGCCCTTTTTACAATGTTTGtcgtttttgtgtgttttattcagcATCTGCATCAGGTGCAAGATATGCACCGAGCAGGTCCAGAGGGATTTCGTCTGTGGCAGAACGTCTGTGCTGGTAGAAACCGGCCCGTGAAGCCAGTCCGTGACGTCTCGCGCGGGCCGGTTCTTTTACAGCATTACGTTTCTAGGAGGTCCATAAGCAGCAACAGGTTCTGCTGGTTTGATTAAAAAAGCAGCGGTTTGTGTCCTTGTCATGGCCCCACGAACGCGAAGTGCCTCTCCGAAGCCTTTCCACTGCCGCCGATGTGCACAATGTCCTTACGAATCGAAGGAAAGAGCGAGGAAatgtaaacaaagaaaaaaaaaaaaagagaaaatgtggacacaacacaaaatacatttgGCTTGATCGACTAAAGTGGAGGCGGAAATTTACAGtcacttgatatatatatatataatactaaacCAAAAGAACTTCCATCAAGAACAAAACGACGTTGTAAAGGCGGAATAAAAGTTTGCAAATATGTATAATGGCCACATTTGGGTTTTTAATGGCAATACTTTGATGATCTGCACCATTTGAAACCGATATGAGGTTTTAAATATATAGAAACACAAACTAGTCAGAagtttaaatcaaaacatttaataaagagaaaaggcATCAAAGCCTTGAGAAAAGAAAATAAGTTCTTAAGAGAATGTTATAGTTCGAATTTGCTGAGGCAAACGTTTTCATTTACGGTTTTAAAACGTACATGATCGAGAACTCAAATAAAACacttcagaaataataataataataaatgcccCCTTCCATATGTTTAATCGGTAACATGAAATACCGCGACCCTTTTACTTGAGGGGGATGCCGAATATCAATACAAAGTGCATTAGAAGCAGCAGCATAAGAAGAGCGGTATGTGGGACAAATGGTTCAAACCCCCCTGGTGACCACTGTTTAATATTCTGTGGATTTAAAAGAGCAGAAAATCAGAGGGAATGGTTTCAACCGGTCCGATGACACTGACCAGGAAATCCTTCAAATGTGGAATTTAAGAAGAGGACAGAAGTGATGTTGAATGGGCGCTTGGCCTTTAACTGCTAGCACTGTTCAGCACCCGATTCCTAGATGCTGCTCTCACCGACAGGACATGAGCAGAGCGCAAACCTGTGGACAATCACAAACCCCACGTCCAGAACAGAGACGCGCTAGACAGGCTGCTATCAAAAAAACATCTGCGATTCATGTtacttcacagaaaaaaaaaagaattgtggaTTCATCGTTTTAAAACCTCGAACGCACCAACACGTCCTGACAGCGAAGAGGAATGAATGTTTCCAAAAAGGGCGCGACAAAATAAATCGACAGTATGAATTAcggaataaattatacttttgtAAATTCATCCTTGTTGCATTAAAAACTTCTCGGCTAATAATGTTCAGACACAAACCACCCAACTGCACTGAATAGGCACGATTCTACAATTAATTCatagtaatagaaaaaaaaaaaagaagaactaaAATTTGTTCAATGCTTCCAAAACAGGTGCTCTGTACAATACAAATCTTTTGGTTgtgggatgacaaaaaaaaatgaaaaaacataaaaCCTCTCACATACAGTATGGCGGGAGCAGCAAAAATGAATTGTTCTGTTTTTGCATACAACTGTTTCCTGGCGTCGAAACCCCTGTAATGACTTTCAATAAATTGGCAAaatgacaaactttttttttctttaagagcGCCTCTTCAGAATCATTAATGTACACTGATTTTGGCAAGTGAAGTCTAGACATTGTTTTCTAAGGAGACCTAACTGGCTTTGACTCTTCCACCGATAGGAAGCCAGTTACGCAGTTTCTTGTCCTAGATACAATGACGACGAAGGTAACGTCGTGTGCGAGCCGTCTCAGACCATGGCGCGGTAGGGACCCTGCATCTTGAGGAACTGGATGATGAAGGACGGGCCTCCGGCGACGATCTGCGGCGGGAGGTGGCTGAGGGGGCAGTTCTCGATGCTCATGATGGACAGCTTACTGCACAGCGCCAGCTCGAACGGCAGACTGTGCAGGTTAGGGTTGTCGTTCAGGTACAGGTCCTCCAGGTTCTCCAGTGTACCTGAgggttagagagagagagggtgtaaGCGAGCAGTGTATGTGTGCGTTTGAGGACAGCGGTGAGCTCGTACCGATCTCCTCAGGTAGGTGCTGCAGCAGGTTCTCTCCCAAGCCCAGGTATGTCAGGTTGGTCAGGTGACCGATTCCTCTCGGCAAAGTGTTCAGCTGATTATTGGTCAACACaagtttctgcaaaaaaaaaaaaagggtttcacACCAACCACTATAACAGCATCTATACCATTTGTTTACGAGCGAGTGTTTCGctttgttagcttagcaacacacTAACAAAACAAACTCCAACTGCACTGGCTTGAAAAACCTGCTTACCTGCAGATCCTTAAGGTATGCGATCTCATTCGGGAGGGACTCCAGTTTGTTCTCTTCAAAGTCAAGCTCTCGCAGTTTCCGTAAGTTTCCTATCCCATGAGGCAACTTCTTCAGGAGATTGTTGGACAATATGAGGACCTGAAGGTACCAAAGGAAAAACCATGAGCTAAAACACAACGGCAAGAATGTGAGTGATGGTAAAATACAGAAGAGGGTCACCTCTAAAGACACCAGTCCACAGATGTCCTCTGGAATCTTGGTGAGCTGGTTTGTTGCCAGGTTTAGCTCTACCATACTGGTCCACGTCCCAAAATCCAGCGGAAGAGACGTCAACTGGTTGTCctgtaaaaatagttttaaaaaaatggtATTATAATTTCTTGCTTGGGCATGCAAAACTAGCAACAGGAATGCTAGGGTGGATGCTTATTGGtccaggtcaaaaaaaaaaaaaaagactcactAACAACCCTCTGCCAAATTCTAGTCTCTAGTTATGTCTCTCCTTCAGGGCGAGTTTGTCACCTTCCGCATTGACTGAGTCCATGCGCTCTCACCTTCATATTGAGCTTGCTGAGCACTTTGGCTCGAGAGAAGATGCCGAAAGGGATCTTGTTGATACGGTTGTGCTCCATGTTGAGTGAGTAGATGGTGGAGAACTGGGACGGGCCGCCCACTGGGTAAGACTGGAAACAGTTTCGTGCCAGCGTCAGACTCGTCAGGTTCACCAAACTGGAGAGAAGACCCTGAGGAGAAACGGACAGGGACCAACGTAATATTTATAAAAGGGGACGATTGAAACCACTGATTTTTAAAAGCTGTACCGAGCTGAACTAAGCCTCACCTCTGGTAACACTGAGATGTTGTTGTTTTCAAGGTTGAGCTCCTCCAGCTCTCGGCACTTTGATAAAGATCGAGGGATCGCTGACAGACGGTTGTACCTCAGACCCAGACGGTTTATACTCGACAGGTTACCTAAAGCAGCGAATCATCACGGTTTATGATTCAAAATTGTAAACTGTTGATTTAATCTAATTTACAAGAGCCGTTTGGCAATAAAGATGCGATTCTCACCTATAGTCTCCGGTAGGTCGAGAAGCTCGTTGTGCTGCAGGTCAAGGTTGGTGATCTGAGTGCAACTCCCGATCTCTTTAGGAAGGTGCTCCAGCTGGTTGTGGGCTACATCCAGCGTGATCAAGTTACAGAGCTCCCCTACAACACAAGCCGGCAGGAAACTGATATGATACAGATACtgattttgagatttgctaatcATTCTGAAATTTGAATGACATTAGACTgttattaaaatatgttcaaaatggGTCAGTTTAACTTGAAGTGACTGCTAGAGGATGCCAAATGTAAAGCTAAGGGAAATGTACCTTGAAGAGTTCAAATGAAAAGTGTCACTCACCGATCTCTGCGGGGAGATGTTTGATCTTGTTCTCTCGGATGCTGAGCATGGTGAGTTTGGACAGATTCTTGATGTCCTTCTCCACGGTGGTGATCCGATTGAAGCGCAGGTAGAGCGTGGTGAGGGAGGTGACGCGGTAGACCACAGCTGGGATCTCCCGCAGCTTGTTGTGCCGCAGGTCGAGCATGCGCAGCTTCTTCAGGTTGTCCAGCGAGTCAGGGAGGCTGGTGAGAGAGTTCTCGCTGAGCGCCAGCGTCATCAGCCCCGACAGGCATCCCACCTCGGCCGGCAGGCTTTGAAGCTTGTTACTGTACAGGTACAGCTCGGTCAGCTGGGTCAGCTCCTTGATGGAGGAGGGCAACAGATGGATGGACCTCTTGGACAGGTCCAGGCGCGTCGAGTTCTCCTCTCGGCACTTGTTCAGCTCCTTGCTGACCTCTGCATTGCTGGATTTTTTGCGCGTGCTGGGCGGTGGGTTGGGTCGCTTTATCGTGCTGTCCAAAGTGAAGGCCACCGCGGGCGAAGCGCCGCTCGTGTCTTTCTTCCCGTCTTTGGCATCTTTCCCTTTGGTTTTGGATTTCCCTTCAGCTTTGGGTTCCCTCTCCTTAGAGTCTTTATCTTTGCCCAGAGTACTGCTCATGGCGAAAGCCCCGCTGCCCAATGGCACATGGGACCCTCAGTCACTCGCTCTCTTTCTATCGCTCTTGTGTTTTGTTCGTTAATCGAGGGTAGTTCTGGCGTCGAACCAAAGGGAGGGGCGGTTATATCTGCGTGTGCTCATACATACCCGTGTTTCTTCACCAGCCTCGGTGGACCAAGCAGTGTGTACTCCTGCAGGGGTTAAAACGTCATTGGGACGACGCGTGTTTGTTGTAGTCGGTGTGGCGAGGAGGCCAACAGCCTCATGCCTGTTTGAACTGCACTCTTTCCCTCGGCTCGGCTACAGCTGTGGTACACAGACAGGTCGTGGGGATTCACATCCTGTGGCTGTTAAACAAAGCAAACGGTTACAGTTCAGACGTATAATGCTGGGAATGACTTGCAGACAAAAGTTGCGTTCGGTTTCAGATGTGAGAAAGGTATGAGCTTTCCTCTGACTCACGTGTGAGCCACTAACTAATAAACATTCAGTTCCTTCCTGTATGCTTATACCACAAGTGCTTTCAGGAAGAAAGCTTCAGGCCGTCAATGGTCAGCCAATCGGGCAATTAAGAGCAATTAAATCGGCGATGCATCAGATGATCCTTTACTGGAGGATTTGCGGGAAATTATTAAGCACCCTGGAAGAAAAACGACATTGGCTGCTTTTACACTAGGAAAGGTTTGGGAGCGTTTCACTGATAAGAATGCATTAGAGCCATTTTGAGGATGTGGAACAAGCCAagcagtttctttctttcttaatcaAAAACATAACTGGACCCGTCTGATTCCCAAATAATACAGCTGGGTTTTAGATTGTCATCATACTAAAGAAAACTGTTTAAGtcatagtccacccaaaaatgaaaagtcagtATTCTTTCACAGTATTCTCCAAGTGTTCTGAAGGCATGTGGTTTTGCtggaaaacaaaccaaaatctaaatggaaaaacaatattaaaatcagAAAACCCTGACTTTGGTCATTGGGTCAGTCTGTTCATGAGGCCATGACACCAGTGCACCCTTTTTGAGTATACATGTAGCCAAAAAAGACTCTTTTGCTCTTTACTGCCATTATATGCAGGACATTTTTTGAAAACTTGTTTTGTGATCTAAAAAGAAAGACGGTCATTAGAACAACATCAGGTTTAGTTCAAATggcttgatttttatttttaggtgtactatttaaatattctttattaataataaagcaatacTCAGAGTGCACATGAAGACTCGCATGTTAAGATACTGACAGATGGCACGTTCACCAAACTCACATTAAAGGAACTGTTCACGGAAAAATACAAATTCCTTTAAATGTACCCCCAGAGTCCAGACCATCCGAGATATACACAattttcttcatgggaacagattcggagaaatgtagcattagatCACTTGTTTACCAGTGGAtcatcagcagtgaatgggtgccgtcagaataagagtccaaatgGCTGATataaacatcagaataatccacaccactccagtccatcagttaatgtcttgtgaagcgtAAAGCTGCGTCACTGTAAGAAACCAATCCATCATTAAggggtttttatataaaaaatgttgctTCTAGCTAAAATACGAATCCATAATCCAAAATATTAGTTTTCTCTGGTGAAAAATTTGACCGgtctgaattaggagagaaatatgcacagattaagtactgtttacaagataaaaaaaaaaaaagtccaaaacagttctgaaCAAACATGTAGTGGGTTTTGATGTGAGAgtcaacaggggatggactttttcactggaggaagcattattatggattatggactcatattttggactgaagtgatggttaaaagttaaaacgccttaatgatggatttgtattttacaaacacacagcttttctcaatatgttaactgatggaatggagtggtgtggattacctATGGATGTTTTTATCGGTTGTTTGaactatcattctgacggcacccattcactgcagagcatccattgattaGCAAGTgataaaatgctacatttctcagaaTCGGTTCTGATGAaaacacaaactcatctacatctttgatggcctaaATTTTTagcactttttcattttttggggtgCATTATTCCTTTACAACGAAGCAATTTGTCAAATATTACCTGACCTCCACTACCACTGAATGTGTAACTGAGGTTACCTGAAGCTTTTCCACTACATGGTATGGCACAGCTTGCTTTTTGGTCACTGATCACTGATTGCCGGAGAGAATTTGCCACTTCCTGCATCATTGAACTTGCGACACGACACACTAGACCCGCTAgattaaatcagcacagccagcgagGATCGAACTCAACTTTTTGAATGAACGCAACAGTTTAAACGACTGCACctttatttaaacaacaaaataatggcTGTTTTGAGGTCTGTTGAGGAAGTGCAGATGTCCCTCTTGTTTATCGCCAAGGACTGGATCCAGCTAGAGCAAACAGAATTTGGTAACTAGGCCTTTAGCTATCGAAAATTTTAGTAAtagagtattctaccaaaaattccattgattaatcggataaaattagtttttgcttaaagtgcaatattaattatgcaagagaaaataagactcctgggtctcttaaaattaacaactaagtttccttttttagaaaaacaaatatttttattttttaaatgcatagaatgcaatgcatacatcaaaaataaacatttaattattacccattgtttctctgtctgtacttgtactgtgaacaacgacaataaagttgaaagacgaattaagtgcatttaagtgccattttaaataaagcattttctgagatgcacattgaactttaaacacataaaacattaattgaatttatcttttaattattgaaaactaagcaaacttaactttttggtaaacaaaggggatttactattaaaaatagtaagaaatgttgtgtgattaaacctttaaaaaattataataataataatgtttgatttttttttttttttttttagtagtaggctatgtacattgtgctgaacaatagtctttaaccggacttttattttgacagggtGACGTTAAGATCCTGATTGACAGAGAtaaagtagaaacattatgtgtggttttatattaaatctttttaatgtttttttttttttttagtatcggTTCAGCCACGTTACCTTTTTAaatgtagggatgcaccgatcatgatttttcatggccgattccgataccgattttttacaaacaaactggccgattccgataccgatttacgatttttttttttttttctttaagcaacaaacaagaaagaaggaaagtgtgcataaacaagatgtttatttggtattta
This DNA window, taken from Carassius auratus strain Wakin chromosome 47, ASM336829v1, whole genome shotgun sequence, encodes the following:
- the LOC113065077 gene encoding alpha-2A adrenergic receptor, which encodes MRCDNSTNGTDTPYTLLVALPMSVLVGLLILLIVFGNVLVIIAVFTSRALRAPQNLFLVSLASADILVATLVMPFSLANELMGCWVFGQVWCEIYLALDVLFCTASITHLCAISLDRYWSITQAIEYNLKRTPQRIKRIIFIVWIIAAVISFPPLITMKKEEGNTCKINEEKWYIVSSSIGSFFLPCIIMVLVYIRIYQIAKKRTRAPPGDRRKKDAGKKENDPHEKLNGNPNPKPDIKGEINGVDMEESSSSDHKVSNPCSLKKKSSKGKTKLSQIKPGDGDKHEVLQTTKTSRWKGRQNREKRFTFVLAVVIGVFVVCWFPFFFTYTLTAFCKSCVPETLFKFFFWFGYCNSSLNPIIYTIFNNDFRRSFKKILCRRDNRRGV
- the LOC113065080 gene encoding leucine-rich repeat protein SHOC-2-like; this translates as MSSTLGKDKDSKEREPKAEGKSKTKGKDAKDGKKDTSGASPAVAFTLDSTIKRPNPPPSTRKKSSNAEVSKELNKCREENSTRLDLSKRSIHLLPSSIKELTQLTELYLYSNKLQSLPAEVGCLSGLMTLALSENSLTSLPDSLDNLKKLRMLDLRHNKLREIPAVVYRVTSLTTLYLRFNRITTVEKDIKNLSKLTMLSIRENKIKHLPAEIGELCNLITLDVAHNQLEHLPKEIGSCTQITNLDLQHNELLDLPETIGNLSSINRLGLRYNRLSAIPRSLSKCRELEELNLENNNISVLPEGLLSSLVNLTSLTLARNCFQSYPVGGPSQFSTIYSLNMEHNRINKIPFGIFSRAKVLSKLNMKDNQLTSLPLDFGTWTSMVELNLATNQLTKIPEDICGLVSLEVLILSNNLLKKLPHGIGNLRKLRELDFEENKLESLPNEIAYLKDLQKLVLTNNQLNTLPRGIGHLTNLTYLGLGENLLQHLPEEIGTLENLEDLYLNDNPNLHSLPFELALCSKLSIMSIENCPLSHLPPQIVAGGPSFIIQFLKMQGPYRAMV